From one Colletotrichum destructivum chromosome 3, complete sequence genomic stretch:
- a CDS encoding Putative ZAR1/RTP1-5-like, 3CxxC-type zinc finger: protein MPKRKPTKPDQKSASKPDSKTVSKPDSKSAPKPNPKSASKPAPKSASKPVRETRITFTYPSLHEAVSEAVSAEIAPPRFEEDGSNGTSNNSFSSNVMGKFTCTNRKCSNARWSSKKVTIVIRGYPGNGYDALVYNQRCRGCNGLGTFALNKDSYVERVAYRLKRWAGIQMEPPPYTKKATPPHRDDLCEGCKQGVCKQGNGGGSFEF, encoded by the coding sequence ATGCCAAAGCGTAAACCCACCAAGCCCGACCAAAAGTCCGCATCCAAGCCCGACTCGAAGACTGTTTCCAAACCCGACTCAAAGTCCGCACCCAAGCCTAATCCAAAGTCTGCCTCTAAACCAGCCCCAAAGTCCGCCTCCAAGCCCGTGAGAGAGACGAGGATCACGTTCACATACCCGTCCCTCCACGAGGCCGTCTCGGAAGCCGTATCCGCTGAGATAGCCCCTCCACGGTTCGAAGAAGATGGCAGCAATGGGACCTCCAACAACTCCTTCAGTAGCAACGTGATGGGCAAGTTCACGTGCACCAACAGGAAGTGCTCCAACGCCCGCTGGTCCAGCAAGAAGGTGACCATCGTCATCAGGGGGTACCCGGGAAACGGCTACGACGCCCTTGTCTACAACCAGCGCTGCCGCGGCTgcaacggcctcggcacATTCGCCCTCAACAAGGACTCGTACGTCGAACGGGTCGCGTACCGGCTCAAGAGGTGGGCAGGCATCCAGATGGAACCGCCGCCGTACACGAAAAAGGCCACTCCGCCGCACAGGGATGACCTCTGCGAGGGTTGCAAGCAAGGGGTCTGCAAGCAGGGGAACGGCGGTGGAAGTTTCGAATTTTGA